A stretch of Labrus bergylta chromosome 19, fLabBer1.1, whole genome shotgun sequence DNA encodes these proteins:
- the igldcp gene encoding galectin 17 isoform X2 has translation MKTTTHKWFFRHLLCFLVGTLVDSSSLPSSTLPRPVNTKVGEQAVLPCSWKTRLGEREMELPACHIQWKNPANTVFEQLGQHKFEAPGFEGRVGVQEEMLGSGDCSLIIRDVQIMDMGRYESFMVVDGVWSTKTRVFIQSVKLLVSDHKSLQTHAPGEDLVLDLHTSHSVRVIFQGRNSSDWTDLWMKDDENSQRLEKHPLKEQLTIKSLKISDEGLYKVLDEHGLSVSTVKLSVEGETPALPPEGANSPKLPQTQDNQQSTDGASTHSFSALLLLSVLVTTFQS, from the exons ATGAAAACTACCACGCACAAATG GTTCTTCAGACATCTCCTCTGTTTCCTGGTTGGGACTTTAGTTG actcctcttccctcccctcATCCACCCTCCCCCGGCCCGTCAACACCAAGGTGGGAGAGCAGGCGGTCCTTCCCTGCAGCTGGAAGACACGCCTGGGGGAGAGGGAGATGGAACTGCCCGCCTGCCACATCCAGTGGAAGAACCCGGCCAACACTGTGTTCGAGCAGCTTGGCCAGCACAAGTTTGAGGCACCCGGGTTCGAAGGCCGGGTGGGGGTCCAGGAGGAGATGCTGGGGTCCGGGGACTGTTCCCTGATCATCAGGGACGTTCAGATTATGGACATGGGGAGATACGAGAGCTTCATGGTGGTAGACGGAGTGTGGTCCACCAAAACCCGGGTGTTCATTCAGAGCGTCAAGCTGTTAGTGAGCG aCCACAAGTCCCTTCAGACCCATGCTCCAGGCGAGGACTTGGTTCTGGACCTGCACACCAGTCACTCTGTCAGAGTCATTTTCCAGGGCAG GAACAGCTCTGATTGGACGGACCTGTGGATGAAGGACGATGAAAACAGTCAGCGTTTGGAGAAACATCCTCTGAAAGAGCAGCTGACCATTAAGAGTTTGAAGATCTCGGATGAAGGGCTGTACAAAGTCCTGGATGAGCACGGCCTCTCTGTGAGCACCGTGAAGCTCTCCGTGGAAGGTGAGACACCCGCTTTACCTCCCG AGGGCGCCAACTCTCCCAAACTCCCCCAAACTCAAGACAATCAACAATCTACAG ACGGAGCTTCTACACACAGTTTCTCCGCTCTTCTCCTCTTGTCTGTTCTCGTCACAACTTTCCAAAGTTGA
- the igldcp gene encoding galectin 17 isoform X1, with protein MKTTTHKWFFRHLLCFLVGTLVDSSSLPSSTLPRPVNTKVGEQAVLPCSWKTRLGEREMELPACHIQWKNPANTVFEQLGQHKFEAPGFEGRVGVQEEMLGSGDCSLIIRDVQIMDMGRYESFMVVDGVWSTKTRVFIQSVKLLVSDHKSLQTHAPGEDLVLDLHTSHSVRVIFQGRNSSDWTDLWMKDDENSQRLEKHPLKEQLTIKSLKISDEGLYKVLDEHGLSVSTVKLSVEEGANSPKLPQTQDNQQSTDGASTHSFSALLLLSVLVTTFQS; from the exons ATGAAAACTACCACGCACAAATG GTTCTTCAGACATCTCCTCTGTTTCCTGGTTGGGACTTTAGTTG actcctcttccctcccctcATCCACCCTCCCCCGGCCCGTCAACACCAAGGTGGGAGAGCAGGCGGTCCTTCCCTGCAGCTGGAAGACACGCCTGGGGGAGAGGGAGATGGAACTGCCCGCCTGCCACATCCAGTGGAAGAACCCGGCCAACACTGTGTTCGAGCAGCTTGGCCAGCACAAGTTTGAGGCACCCGGGTTCGAAGGCCGGGTGGGGGTCCAGGAGGAGATGCTGGGGTCCGGGGACTGTTCCCTGATCATCAGGGACGTTCAGATTATGGACATGGGGAGATACGAGAGCTTCATGGTGGTAGACGGAGTGTGGTCCACCAAAACCCGGGTGTTCATTCAGAGCGTCAAGCTGTTAGTGAGCG aCCACAAGTCCCTTCAGACCCATGCTCCAGGCGAGGACTTGGTTCTGGACCTGCACACCAGTCACTCTGTCAGAGTCATTTTCCAGGGCAG GAACAGCTCTGATTGGACGGACCTGTGGATGAAGGACGATGAAAACAGTCAGCGTTTGGAGAAACATCCTCTGAAAGAGCAGCTGACCATTAAGAGTTTGAAGATCTCGGATGAAGGGCTGTACAAAGTCCTGGATGAGCACGGCCTCTCTGTGAGCACCGTGAAGCTCTCCGTGGAAG AGGGCGCCAACTCTCCCAAACTCCCCCAAACTCAAGACAATCAACAATCTACAG ACGGAGCTTCTACACACAGTTTCTCCGCTCTTCTCCTCTTGTCTGTTCTCGTCACAACTTTCCAAAGTTGA
- the LOC110000224 gene encoding uncharacterized protein, translated as MADVPWIITLLCAAAHLSSASPVLRTALVVQPGHNVSLSCNLTSSSQITWYLLRSDQLLPLLTVTFHKFGGSSLNYHAAADRRRYIEEKGLVALMILQVEEEDAGLYFCSGTCAENVCVSRGIHLAVHGAGGESAGLPCWTLGICVLPAVLVSCLLFIIIGLVLYSGKPAVCSCRCNKSPKVTEDASLHYSSLKHAEKPRPSGRGAGGGGTGLVKGEVTYSTVAGRKNPNGSNNR; from the exons atggCAGATGTCCCGTGGATCATCACTTTGCTTT GTGCTGCAGCTCACCTGTCCTCAGCATCACCTGTTCTCCGCACAGCCCTTGTGGTCCAGCCAGGTCATAATGTGTCTCTAAGCTGTAACCTGACCTCCAGCAGTCAGATCACCTGGTACCTGCTGCGCTCCGATCAGCTGCTGCCCCTGCTGACGGTCACCTTTCACAAGTTTGGTGGGAGTTCCTTGAACTACCATGCCGCTGCCGACAGACGGAGATACATTGAGGAGAAGGGATTGGTCGCTCTGATGAttctgcaggtggaggaggaggatgcaggACTGTATTTCTGCTCCGGGACGtgtgcagaaaatgtttgtgtcagCAGAGGGATTCACCTGGCTGTTCATG gagctggaggggAGTCTGCAGGGCTGCCATGTTGGACTCTAGGGATCTGTGTTCTTCCAGCTGTACTCGTCTCCTGTttactcttcatcatcatcggACTCGTCCTGTACTcag gtaaACCAGCTGTTTGCAGCTGTAGATGCAACAAGAGTCCAAAGGTCACAGAG GACGCGTCTTTGCACTACTCCAGTCTGAAGCATGCAGAGAAGCCTCGCCCCTCTGGccgaggagcaggaggaggagggacaggattGGTTAAAGGGGAAGTCACATACTCCACGGTGGCCGGTCGCAAAAACCCAAACGGTTCAAATAATCGCTGA
- the LOC110000222 gene encoding uncharacterized protein has translation MPDTQLCLEALSALSGCNVEQTDGSSQLTPQDFVNVVALKEFYKQEGFKQLEYPSLGTLSLQDLEERDLYSSPLSLREGPSTAGPPENIQTTMKINPQDFFHPQFNYDFTNIKDGNTTFLRGNEPYSRPCGWNRVALQVTKRYDGGNGWLGTGADAWPVSYHGHNMDGSLGVIFTRGENTTDDPQFLDAAAASLVQGETKGRGVYSTPDVQMAEKYCKKFKSKVDGKTYKVVLQNRINPKKRNKCQRENVWLVYVPEGYNDVQTRGIVQESMRPYGLLLKQV, from the exons ATGCCGGACACTCAGCTATGTTTGGAGGCCTTGTCGGCTCTCTCTGGCTGTAATGTGGAGCAGACAGACGGCTCCTCTCAGCTCACCCCGCAGGACTTTGTGAACGTCGTGGCCCTGAAGGAGTTTTACAAGCAGGAGGGCTTTAAGCAGCTGGAGTACCCCAGTTTAGGGACTTTATCCCTGCAGGATCTGGAAGAAAGGGACCTGTACAGCTCCCCCCTGTCGCTGAGGGAGGGCCCCTCCACCGCCGGACCCCCAGAAAACATCCAGACCACAATGAAGATCAACCCTCAGGACTTCTTCCACCCGCAATTCAACTACGACTTCACCAACATCAAG GACGGTAACACTACGTTCCTGAGAGGAAATGAGCCGTACTCCCGTCCCTGCGGCTGGAACCGAGTCGCCCTGCAGGTCACCAAGAGGTACGATGGTGGCAACGGCTGGCTCGGAACGGGGGCAGACGCCTGGCCCGTCTCGTACCACGGACACAACATGGACGGCTCCCTGGGCGTCATCTTTACACGCGGAGAGAACACCACGGATGACCCACAGTTCCTGGATGCCGCCGCTGCCTCTCTGGTCCAAGGGGAGACGAAAGGAAGAGGGGTGTACTCCACGCCCGATGTCCAGATGGCAGAGAAATATTGCAAGAAGTTCAAGTCCAAAGTGGACGGGAAGACGTACAAAGTTGTCCTCCAGAACCGCATCAACCCAAAGAAGAGGAACAAGTGTCAGAGAGAAAACGTGTGGCTGGTCTACGTCCCTGAAGGCTACAACGACGTCCAGACCAGAGGCATCGTGCAGGAGTCCATGCGACCCTACGGGCTGCTGCTGAAGCAGGTTTAA
- the LOC110000226 gene encoding junctional adhesion molecule-like isoform X2 has translation MWKSFSLPEAASQVDAFSLKMLSFMMFCHVWILHTVLILCRANSTVIRYSVPEDHHVCLRCGNDSDVVWTHETRNVPVTRKGIYETNDDPERCILLSDGSLLLLKLDKSDGGEYRCNSRLVAELQVLTGHDFSVSAGRTLLLPCSRSSRPKQRWFYRRREERRRELIFTWFGNGTAKPEKEGSRLSYGNDGLQIQNLQLEDTGEYLCNGNLQARLTVVTVRPVPTSKAATPVTITAETKKKEKSRTENVLLMVGVVGLGLMILLMAAVCILLTSSRCRKEKKYRSTAASQRHEDTKLQPWKTSNTQSESAVPECQPHMDETIHYASLGRQNWRGRPCRTPPDQNLNNIIYSSVVTKPTAR, from the exons ATGTGGAAAAGTTTCTCACTCCCTGAAGCAGCTTCACAGGTCGATGCTTTTTCTCTGAAGATGCTCAGTTTCATGATGTTCTGTCACGTTTGGATCCTGCACACAGTTCTGATCCTCTGCAGGGCCAACTCAACAG TGATTAGATATTCAGTCCCAGAAGATCACCACGTGTGTCTGCGGTGTGGCAACGACTCTGATGTTGTCTGGACTCATGAAACCAGGAACGTCCCGGTGACCCGGAAAGGAATCTATGAGACAAATGACGACCCTGAACGGTGCATCCTGCTGTCTGACGGCAGCTtgctcctcctgaagcttgacAAGTCGGATGGAGGAGAGTATCGCTGCAACTCGAGGCTGGTGGCGGAGCTGCAGGTGCTCACAG GTCATGACTTCTCAGTGTCTGCGGGACGGACACTGCTGCTCCCCTGCAGCAGATCCTCCAGACCCAAACAGAGGTGGTTTTAtcggaggagggaggaaaggaggcgGGAACTAATCTTTACCTGGTTCGGAAACGGTACGGCGAAACCAGAAAAGGAGGGGAGCCGGCTCAGCTACGGGAACGATGGACTGCAAATCCAAAACCTGCAGCTAGAGGACACCGGAGAGTATCTGTGCAATGGAAATCTGCAGGCCAGACTCACTGTTGTCACGG TGCGGCCCGTGCCGACCAGCAAAGCTGCAACGCCTGTGACAATAACAG ctgaaacaaagaagaaggagaagagcaGAACTGAGAATG TCCTGCTGATGGTCGGCGTGGTCGGGTTGGGGTTAATGATCCTCCTCATGGCGGCTGTTTGTATTTTACTGACGAGCTCGAGGTGCAggaaggagaaaaaatacaGAAGCACAG CCGCTTCACAGAGACATGAAGACACCAAGCTGCAGCCGTGGAAGACGTCCAACACACAATCTG AGTCCGCGGTTCCTGAATGTCAGCCTCACATGGACGAGACGATCCACTACGCCTCTCTGGGCCGCCAGAACTGGAGGGGGAGACCCTGCAGGACTCCACCGGATCAGAACCTCAACAACATCATCTACTCCTCTGTCGTCACCAAACCAACAGCAcgatga
- the LOC110000226 gene encoding junctional adhesion molecule-like isoform X1: MWKSFSLPEAASQVDAFSLKMLSFMMFCHVWILHTVLILCRANSTAVIRYSVPEDHHVCLRCGNDSDVVWTHETRNVPVTRKGIYETNDDPERCILLSDGSLLLLKLDKSDGGEYRCNSRLVAELQVLTGHDFSVSAGRTLLLPCSRSSRPKQRWFYRRREERRRELIFTWFGNGTAKPEKEGSRLSYGNDGLQIQNLQLEDTGEYLCNGNLQARLTVVTVRPVPTSKAATPVTITAETKKKEKSRTENVLLMVGVVGLGLMILLMAAVCILLTSSRCRKEKKYRSTAASQRHEDTKLQPWKTSNTQSESAVPECQPHMDETIHYASLGRQNWRGRPCRTPPDQNLNNIIYSSVVTKPTAR, from the exons ATGTGGAAAAGTTTCTCACTCCCTGAAGCAGCTTCACAGGTCGATGCTTTTTCTCTGAAGATGCTCAGTTTCATGATGTTCTGTCACGTTTGGATCCTGCACACAGTTCTGATCCTCTGCAGGGCCAACTCAACAG CAGTGATTAGATATTCAGTCCCAGAAGATCACCACGTGTGTCTGCGGTGTGGCAACGACTCTGATGTTGTCTGGACTCATGAAACCAGGAACGTCCCGGTGACCCGGAAAGGAATCTATGAGACAAATGACGACCCTGAACGGTGCATCCTGCTGTCTGACGGCAGCTtgctcctcctgaagcttgacAAGTCGGATGGAGGAGAGTATCGCTGCAACTCGAGGCTGGTGGCGGAGCTGCAGGTGCTCACAG GTCATGACTTCTCAGTGTCTGCGGGACGGACACTGCTGCTCCCCTGCAGCAGATCCTCCAGACCCAAACAGAGGTGGTTTTAtcggaggagggaggaaaggaggcgGGAACTAATCTTTACCTGGTTCGGAAACGGTACGGCGAAACCAGAAAAGGAGGGGAGCCGGCTCAGCTACGGGAACGATGGACTGCAAATCCAAAACCTGCAGCTAGAGGACACCGGAGAGTATCTGTGCAATGGAAATCTGCAGGCCAGACTCACTGTTGTCACGG TGCGGCCCGTGCCGACCAGCAAAGCTGCAACGCCTGTGACAATAACAG ctgaaacaaagaagaaggagaagagcaGAACTGAGAATG TCCTGCTGATGGTCGGCGTGGTCGGGTTGGGGTTAATGATCCTCCTCATGGCGGCTGTTTGTATTTTACTGACGAGCTCGAGGTGCAggaaggagaaaaaatacaGAAGCACAG CCGCTTCACAGAGACATGAAGACACCAAGCTGCAGCCGTGGAAGACGTCCAACACACAATCTG AGTCCGCGGTTCCTGAATGTCAGCCTCACATGGACGAGACGATCCACTACGCCTCTCTGGGCCGCCAGAACTGGAGGGGGAGACCCTGCAGGACTCCACCGGATCAGAACCTCAACAACATCATCTACTCCTCTGTCGTCACCAAACCAACAGCAcgatga